The region GGAGCGTGGAGCTTTGTACCAAGCTGGCGACGCGGATTGGCGGTTCATCCCCATCGAGCTATGGCTCGAGAAACATCTCAAGCAGATCATTAAGAAACAACCGCCCGCGCTCGGTGGGGCGCAGGCGGTTATCCCACGCCTCAAGCAAGCCCTTGTCCTTGGCTAGCTGCAGTTGCGCAGCGATGGTCTCCAGAGGTTGCCCCGTGCGCGCCGCGTAGTACTCGGTCGGTACACCCTCGACCAATCGCAGCGCATTCATCAGAAAATCAAAGGGCAGCTCCGCTGCGCCCAGCTCCTTGCGCCCGGCGCAGAAGGGGCGGGCTGGATCCAGATAGTCCTTTGGCGTGCGGGTTTTCCAGTAGCGTTCGATGCCCCCGTCAGGGTGGCTGAACTTGCCGTGGGCGCCCGCACCGATACCGATAAAATCGCCATACTGCCAATAGTTCAGGTTGTGCCTAGCCTGCTGCCCGCGGGCATAGGCTGAGATCTCATACTGAATGAACCCCGCTTCGGCCAGACGCGCCTGCCCCGCTTCCTGGATATCCCAGAGTACGTCTTCCACCGGCAGAGTCGGCGGCCGCGAATAGAACACGGTGTTGGGCTCGAGCGTCAGTTGATACCAGGAGAGATGTTCAGGACCCAGGGCGATCGCCTGCTCGATATCGGCGCGCGCGTCTGCCAGGGTTTGGCCGGGCAGGCCGTGCATCAGGTCGAGATTCAGATTATCGAAGCCAGCGCGGCGGGCCATGTCGACGGCGCTCAGTGCTTCGCGGTCGTCGTGGATGCGGCCCAGGGCTTTCAGGTGTGCCGGGTTGAAGCTCTGTATGCCGATCGACAGCCGGTTGATGCCCGCGCTGCGATAGTCGGCAAATTTGTTCTGTTCGAAGGTGCCGGGGTTGGCTTCCAGCGTGATTTCGATATCCGCGGCGAATTTCAGACGAGCAGCCATCGCTTCAAGCAGTCGACCGAGGCTCGCTGCGGAAAACAGACTGGGCGTGCCGCCGCCGAAGAAGATCGAGGTGAGTTCGCGGCCATAGGTGGCAGGCAGATCCTGTTCGAGATCAGCTATCAGCGCATCGATATAGTCGTCTTCAGGCAGCGCGCTGTCGCTGGTGTGCGAGTTGAAATCACAATACGGACATTTGCGCACACACCATGGAATGTGGACGTAAGCGGCCAGCGTCGGGAGTTGCAGGATGGAAGTCGCGCCAGTTGAGTCTGGCGCGCGGGAGGCATTGATCACGACAGTCCGAGGCGGGAACGCAATTGCGCCATGGCCCGACCGCGGTGACTCAGACGATTCTTTTGGTCGGCGGCTAGTTCGGCGCTGGAGCATTCGGTCTCCGGCACCCAGAACAGCGGGTCATAGCCGAAGCCGTTGCTGCCGCGGGGTTCGGTCAGAATGCGCCCGTGCCATGCGCCTTCGCACACGATGGGTGTCGGATCATCCGCATGCATCAGTAACGCCACTACTGAGATGAATCGCGCTCCACGCTGGGCATCCGGCACGTCAGCAAGCGCTTCCAGCAACTTGGCGTTGTTCGCGGCATCACCGCCGCCCCCTGCGTAGCGGGCGGAATAGATACCCGGCGCGCCACCAAGCGCATCCACGGCCAGGCCTGAATCATCCGCCAGGGCCGGCAGGCCGGACGCGTGTGCAGCGTGTCTGGCCTTGAGGATGGCGTTTTCG is a window of Pseudomonas sp. gcc21 DNA encoding:
- the hemW gene encoding radical SAM family heme chaperone HemW, whose protein sequence is MINASRAPDSTGATSILQLPTLAAYVHIPWCVRKCPYCDFNSHTSDSALPEDDYIDALIADLEQDLPATYGRELTSIFFGGGTPSLFSAASLGRLLEAMAARLKFAADIEITLEANPGTFEQNKFADYRSAGINRLSIGIQSFNPAHLKALGRIHDDREALSAVDMARRAGFDNLNLDLMHGLPGQTLADARADIEQAIALGPEHLSWYQLTLEPNTVFYSRPPTLPVEDVLWDIQEAGQARLAEAGFIQYEISAYARGQQARHNLNYWQYGDFIGIGAGAHGKFSHPDGGIERYWKTRTPKDYLDPARPFCAGRKELGAAELPFDFLMNALRLVEGVPTEYYAARTGQPLETIAAQLQLAKDKGLLEAWDNRLRPTERGRLFLNDLLEMFLEP
- the rdgB gene encoding RdgB/HAM1 family non-canonical purine NTP pyrophosphatase yields the protein MSKALPFRQLVLASGNRGKLAELQSMLGDAVKVLPQSQFLSEEAEETGLTFIENAILKARHAAHASGLPALADDSGLAVDALGGAPGIYSARYAGGGGDAANNAKLLEALADVPDAQRGARFISVVALLMHADDPTPIVCEGAWHGRILTEPRGSNGFGYDPLFWVPETECSSAELAADQKNRLSHRGRAMAQLRSRLGLS